In Phycisphaerae bacterium RAS2, the DNA window GGTCTGGTCGTCAAGAAGTCCGCAGGCCGGATCAAAGTGCTGGAGTCGCTGCTGGCTCCGGATCAACTGGCCGGCACCTGCGGGATGGCGCACACGCGCTGGGCAACCCACGGCGCGCCGACCGACCTGAATGCCCACCCGCATGTTGATTCCACGGGCCGCATCGCCCTGATTCACAATGGCGTCATTGAAAACTTTCAGGCGCTGCGCACTTATCTCGAGACGCGCGGCGTGCAGTTCCGCAGCGACACCGACACAGAAGTGCTCGTGCAACTGGTCGGTCATTTCTACGACGGCGATCTGGAAATCGCCGTCCGCACGGCTCTGCGCGAGGTGCGCGGCACTTACGGCATCGCCGTCATGAGCAGCCAGGAGCCGGGCAAGATCGTCGCGGCGCGCAAGGGCAGCCCGCTGATCATCGGCATCGGCGACGGCGAGTTCGTCGTCGCTTCGGACGCGGCGGCCATCGTCCAGCACATGACGCAAGTCGTCTATTTGTCGGACGGCGAAATGGCCGTTGTCACCGACGACGGTTTTCGCACGACGACGCTCGACAACGTCCCGGTCACCAAGGAAGTCAGCGAGCTGGAGCTTTCGCTCGAGGACATCGAGCTGGGCGGCCATGAGCATTTCATGCTCAAGGAGATTTTCGAGCAGCCCAGCGCCCTGGAAGACTGCATGCGCGGCCGGGTCAGCACGTCGGACGAGCGGCTTCACCTGGGCGGCCTGGCCGGCCTGACGCGCGATCTGGCGAGCGTACGACGGATCGTCCTGACGGGTTGCGGCACGGCGTGGCACGCGGGGCTGGTGGGCGAGTTTCTGTTTGAAGACATGTCGCGCATTCCGACCGAGGTCGAATACGCATCGGAGTTTCGTTATCGCAATCCCGTCGTCGAACCGGGCACGGTGGTCATTGCCATCAGCCAGTCGGGCGAGACCGCCGACACGCTGGCGGCCCTGCGCGAGGCGAAGGAGAAGGGCGCGATCGCGCTGGGCATCGTGAACACCGTCGGCTCGACGATCGCGCGCGAGACCGATGCGGGCGTTTACCTGCACGTCGGGCCGGAAATCGG includes these proteins:
- the glmS gene encoding Glutamine--fructose-6-phosphate aminotransferase [isomerizing], which gives rise to MCGIVAYTGYREARPIIMEGLKRLEYRGYDSAGIVVLNDKGLVVKKSAGRIKVLESLLAPDQLAGTCGMAHTRWATHGAPTDLNAHPHVDSTGRIALIHNGVIENFQALRTYLETRGVQFRSDTDTEVLVQLVGHFYDGDLEIAVRTALREVRGTYGIAVMSSQEPGKIVAARKGSPLIIGIGDGEFVVASDAAAIVQHMTQVVYLSDGEMAVVTDDGFRTTTLDNVPVTKEVSELELSLEDIELGGHEHFMLKEIFEQPSALEDCMRGRVSTSDERLHLGGLAGLTRDLASVRRIVLTGCGTAWHAGLVGEFLFEDMSRIPTEVEYASEFRYRNPVVEPGTVVIAISQSGETADTLAALREAKEKGAIALGIVNTVGSTIARETDAGVYLHVGPEIGVASTKAYLGQVMVLTMMALMLGRRRHLSQPMLMEYLRALESLPGKIRRITEQSDAIREVVDRFKNKENWLFLGRGCNYPTALEGALKLKEISYIHAEGMPAAEMKHGPIALITEDMPVVFIATKNSQYEKVITNIEEVRARKGRVIAVATEGDTEIKRLAEHVFYVPDVPELLQPIVCVVPLQLLAYHAAVLRGCDVDKPRNLAKSVTVE